A single region of the Mycobacterium lentiflavum genome encodes:
- a CDS encoding FadR/GntR family transcriptional regulator: MTPPVSGTKKLASTIARDIEADIVRRGWPVGESLGSENALQQRFGVSRSVLREAVRLVEHHRVARMRRGPGGGLLITEPDAGPATRAIVIYLEHLGTTLTDLLNARLVLEPLAAALAAEHIDEAGIERLRAVLHAEQQWRPGLPAPRDEFHIALAEQSKNPVLQLFIDVLMRLTTRYALRSRTESASEAIEALDYMHNDHSDLVAAVTAGDSARAKTLSERHVEAVNAWLQEHHPGRASRPARPARRREPAGGGVPRGKMAEVLAATIGDEIGSGGWQVGSVFGTETALVERYRVSRAVLREAVRLLEYHSVAQMRRGPGGGLVVTTPHAQASIDTIALYLQFRKPGREDLRCVRDAIEIDNVAKVVKRRAEPEVAAFLHTHRSALDGTLHAADDARQASSEELRFHIGLAQLAGNALLDLFLRIIVELIRRHWSSTGQEPPARDDFVAVEHAHSRILDAITAGDDSLARYRIRRHLDAAASWWL, from the coding sequence ATCACGCCGCCCGTGAGCGGGACGAAGAAGCTGGCTTCGACGATCGCCCGCGATATCGAGGCGGACATCGTGCGGCGCGGCTGGCCGGTCGGGGAATCGCTGGGCTCCGAAAATGCGCTGCAACAACGTTTTGGCGTGAGCCGGTCGGTGCTGCGGGAGGCCGTTCGGCTCGTTGAGCACCATCGGGTGGCCCGAATGCGGCGCGGACCGGGCGGCGGGCTGCTGATCACTGAGCCCGACGCGGGGCCTGCGACCCGCGCCATCGTCATCTATCTCGAACACCTGGGCACCACGCTGACCGATCTGCTCAATGCGCGGCTGGTTCTTGAGCCGCTGGCGGCCGCGCTCGCGGCCGAACACATCGACGAGGCCGGCATCGAACGGTTGCGTGCCGTGCTGCACGCGGAGCAGCAATGGCGGCCGGGGCTGCCGGCACCACGCGACGAGTTTCACATCGCCCTGGCGGAGCAGTCGAAAAACCCTGTCCTGCAACTCTTTATCGACGTGTTGATGAGGCTCACCACCCGGTACGCCCTGCGGTCGCGGACCGAGTCGGCCAGCGAGGCCATCGAGGCGCTCGACTACATGCACAACGACCACTCCGACCTCGTTGCCGCGGTGACCGCTGGCGATTCCGCCCGGGCCAAGACGCTGTCCGAGCGACACGTCGAAGCGGTGAATGCCTGGCTGCAGGAGCATCATCCGGGGCGCGCCAGCCGCCCCGCGCGACCCGCCCGCAGACGCGAGCCGGCCGGCGGCGGCGTCCCGCGCGGGAAGATGGCGGAGGTGCTGGCGGCCACCATCGGCGACGAGATCGGCTCCGGCGGCTGGCAGGTCGGTTCGGTGTTCGGCACGGAGACGGCCCTGGTGGAGCGCTACCGGGTGAGCCGCGCGGTGTTACGCGAAGCGGTGCGCCTGCTCGAATATCACTCGGTCGCCCAGATGCGCCGCGGACCCGGCGGCGGGCTGGTCGTCACCACGCCCCATGCACAGGCGAGCATCGACACCATCGCGCTGTACCTGCAATTCCGAAAACCGGGCCGCGAAGACCTGCGTTGCGTGCGCGACGCCATCGAGATCGACAACGTCGCCAAGGTCGTCAAACGACGCGCCGAACCCGAGGTGGCGGCCTTCCTGCACACCCACCGGTCCGCGCTCGACGGCACGCTGCACGCCGCCGACGATGCGCGGCAGGCGTCATCCGAGGAGTTGCGGTTCCACATCGGACTGGCGCAACTGGCCGGCAACGCGCTGTTGGACCTGTTCTTGAGGATCATCGTCGAGTTGATTCGCCGGCACTGGTCCAGCACCGGGCAGGAGCCACCCGCCCGGGATGACTTCGTCGCCGTCGAGCACGCGCACTCGCGGATTCTCGACGCGATCACAGCGGGCGACGATAGCTTGGCGCGCTACCGCATTCGGCGTCATCTCGATGCCGCCGCCTCGTGGTGGCTGTGA
- a CDS encoding sensor histidine kinase produces the protein MIRGTENGRQGFVHSALLYHSRREYLDAVVPFVLEGLAMDEPVLVAVPGDQLGLLRDALGGEGSTTGLQLVDIVEAARNPSRFLALEGSFVEVNADRRARIVSQVCWPDRTADEFSACKQHEALVNSAFEGRQLTALCLYDAERLADDVLTSACATHPVLWKGGSLQPSADYSPDDVLAQCNQPLPANPGAVTYMVRKSSDLRPARSFAVNYAGWVGLSQDGIEDLQLVATELATNSLMYTDGACRLAFWRDDDHLVCEARDNGRLDDPLVGRLDPGPTGPASRGLFLVNAISDLVRTHTASTGTTIQAFLRLDSSTGPIS, from the coding sequence ATGATCAGGGGTACGGAGAACGGGCGTCAAGGCTTCGTTCATTCCGCGCTCCTCTACCACTCGCGACGGGAATACCTGGACGCCGTGGTTCCCTTCGTGCTCGAAGGTTTGGCGATGGACGAGCCCGTACTGGTGGCCGTGCCCGGCGACCAGTTGGGCTTGCTGCGCGACGCGCTCGGTGGCGAGGGTTCGACGACCGGGTTGCAACTGGTCGACATCGTCGAGGCGGCGCGCAATCCGAGCCGGTTTCTGGCGCTGGAGGGTTCCTTCGTAGAGGTGAACGCCGACCGGCGCGCCCGCATCGTCAGCCAGGTCTGCTGGCCGGATCGCACTGCCGACGAGTTTTCGGCCTGCAAACAGCACGAGGCGCTGGTCAACAGCGCTTTCGAAGGTCGCCAGCTGACCGCGCTGTGCCTCTACGACGCGGAACGGCTGGCCGATGACGTGCTGACAAGCGCGTGTGCGACCCATCCGGTGCTGTGGAAAGGCGGTTCGCTGCAACCCAGCGCCGACTACTCGCCGGACGACGTCTTGGCACAGTGCAATCAGCCGCTACCGGCTAATCCGGGCGCGGTGACGTACATGGTCCGCAAATCCTCGGACCTGCGCCCGGCGCGGTCGTTCGCCGTCAACTACGCCGGCTGGGTCGGACTGTCCCAGGACGGCATCGAAGATCTGCAACTGGTCGCCACCGAGCTGGCTACCAACAGCTTGATGTACACCGACGGAGCCTGCCGACTGGCCTTTTGGCGCGACGACGATCACCTGGTGTGCGAGGCGCGCGACAATGGCCGACTCGACGATCCGTTGGTGGGACGCCTGGACCCGGGCCCGACCGGTCCGGCCAGCCGAGGATTGTTCCTGGTCAACGCCATTTCGGACTTGGTACGCACGCACACCGCCAGCACCGGAACGACCATTCAGGCATTTCTCCGGCTGGATTCTTCGACCGGGCCCATCAGCTGA
- a CDS encoding cytochrome P450: MPATISTPHYLLDQAKRRFTPSINNFPGMGMVERKLLNTQFPERKLADPPPGSGLKAAVGDAGLPVIGHIIEMLRGGPDYLMHLYNTKGPVVFGDSPVLPGIAALGPDAAQVIYSNRNKDYSQQGWVPVIGPFFNRGLMLLDFEEHMFHRRIMQEAFIRSRLVSYVEQMDKVVSQTIANDWVANDARFLLYPAMKELTLDIASMVFMGHEPGTDHELVTKVNNAFAITTRAGNAIIRTPVPPFTWWRGLKARELLENYFRERVKEQRATQGDDLLSVLCRTEDEDGNKFSDEDIVNHMIFLMMAAHDTSTSTVTTMTYNLARHPEWQQRCREESDRLGDGPVDIESLEKLESLDLVMNESIRLVTPVQWAMRQTVRDTDLLGYYIPKGTNVIAYPGMNHRLPELWTDPLKFDPERFTEPRNEHKRHRYAFTPFGGGAHKCIGMTFGQLEIKTILHRLLRRYRLEPPRPGYKCEWDYGGMPVPKDGMPIMLRPL; encoded by the coding sequence ATGCCCGCCACCATCAGCACGCCGCACTACCTGCTCGACCAGGCAAAACGCCGGTTCACGCCGTCGATCAACAACTTCCCCGGCATGGGGATGGTCGAGCGCAAGCTGCTGAACACCCAGTTCCCCGAGCGGAAGCTGGCCGACCCCCCGCCGGGCAGCGGCCTCAAGGCGGCCGTCGGCGACGCGGGTCTGCCCGTGATCGGGCACATTATCGAGATGCTGCGGGGCGGGCCCGACTATCTAATGCACCTCTATAACACCAAGGGGCCGGTGGTCTTCGGGGATTCTCCGGTGCTGCCGGGCATCGCCGCCCTGGGCCCGGACGCCGCCCAGGTCATCTACTCCAACCGCAACAAGGACTACTCACAGCAGGGATGGGTGCCGGTAATCGGCCCATTCTTCAACCGTGGCCTGATGCTGCTCGACTTCGAAGAGCACATGTTCCACCGGCGCATCATGCAGGAGGCCTTCATCCGCTCCCGGCTGGTCAGCTACGTCGAGCAGATGGACAAGGTCGTCTCGCAGACGATCGCCAACGACTGGGTGGCCAACGACGCGCGCTTCCTGCTCTACCCGGCGATGAAGGAGCTCACGCTCGACATCGCATCGATGGTGTTCATGGGACACGAGCCGGGCACCGACCACGAGCTGGTGACCAAGGTCAACAACGCGTTCGCGATCACCACCCGGGCGGGCAACGCGATCATCCGCACCCCCGTCCCGCCGTTCACCTGGTGGCGCGGACTCAAGGCGCGCGAGCTGCTGGAGAACTACTTCCGGGAGCGGGTCAAGGAACAGCGGGCCACCCAGGGCGACGACCTGCTGTCGGTGTTGTGCCGCACCGAAGACGAGGACGGCAACAAGTTCTCCGACGAAGACATCGTCAACCACATGATCTTCCTGATGATGGCCGCACACGACACGTCGACATCGACGGTGACGACGATGACCTACAACCTGGCCCGGCACCCCGAGTGGCAACAGCGCTGCCGCGAGGAGTCGGACCGGCTGGGCGACGGCCCGGTCGACATCGAGTCGCTGGAGAAGCTGGAGTCACTCGACCTGGTGATGAACGAGTCGATCCGGCTGGTGACCCCGGTGCAGTGGGCCATGCGGCAGACGGTGCGCGACACCGACCTGCTGGGCTACTACATCCCCAAGGGCACCAACGTCATCGCCTACCCGGGAATGAATCACCGGCTACCCGAATTGTGGACGGACCCACTGAAGTTCGACCCGGAGCGGTTCACCGAGCCCCGCAATGAGCACAAGCGGCACCGTTATGCGTTCACGCCGTTCGGCGGGGGCGCGCACAAGTGCATCGGAATGACGTTCGGGCAGTTGGAGATCAAGACGATCCTGCACCGCCTGCTGCGCCGCTACCGGTTGGAGCCGCCCCGCCCGGGTTACAAATGCGAATGGGACTACGGTGGCATGCCGGTGCCGAAAGACGGCATGCCAATTATGTTGCGCCCGCTCTGA
- a CDS encoding TetR/AcrR family transcriptional regulator, with the protein MSSHAEPGEPATRRRGDKHRQAIMQAVRELLQERPFAELSVSTISLRAGVGRSGFYFYFDSKYAVLAQIVAEATQELEELTQFFAPRRPDESPEQFAKRMVGSAAAVYAHNDPVMAACNAARYTDVEIRGILEQQFEVVVGEIVAIVDAEMKAGTANPISDDIPTLVRTLTGTTALMLTGDPAFIGRADDDIDRRVRLLEQLWLNSLWGGRRG; encoded by the coding sequence ATGAGCAGCCACGCGGAGCCGGGCGAGCCGGCCACGCGTCGACGCGGCGACAAACACCGGCAGGCGATCATGCAAGCGGTGCGGGAACTGCTGCAGGAGCGCCCATTTGCGGAGCTGTCCGTCAGCACCATCAGCCTGCGAGCCGGGGTGGGTCGATCCGGGTTCTACTTCTACTTCGACTCCAAGTACGCGGTGCTCGCGCAGATCGTCGCCGAGGCAACCCAGGAGCTCGAAGAACTCACCCAGTTTTTCGCTCCCCGGCGGCCCGACGAGTCGCCCGAGCAGTTCGCGAAGCGGATGGTGGGCAGCGCTGCCGCCGTCTACGCGCACAACGACCCGGTGATGGCGGCCTGTAACGCCGCCCGGTACACCGACGTCGAGATCCGCGGCATCCTGGAGCAGCAGTTCGAGGTGGTCGTCGGTGAGATCGTCGCGATCGTCGACGCCGAGATGAAGGCGGGTACTGCCAATCCGATCAGCGACGACATCCCGACACTGGTGCGCACCCTGACCGGTACGACGGCGCTGATGCTCACCGGCGACCCGGCCTTTATCGGCCGAGCCGACGACGACATCGACCGTCGCGTCCGGCTGCTCGAGCAGTTGTGGCTGAACTCGTTGTGGGGCGGCCGCCGCGGATAA
- a CDS encoding SDR family oxidoreductase — protein MAQRGSARYFAGKRSLVTGAASGIGRATALRLAAQGAELFLTDRDADGLAQTVADARALGAQVSAHRVLDISDYDEVAAFATDVHAAHPSMDVVMNIAGVSAWGTVDRLSHEQWTRMVAINLMGPIHVIETFVPSMVAARRGGHVVNVSSAAGLVALPWHAAYSASKYGLRGLSEVLRFDLAQHRIGVSVVVPGAVKTPLVDTVEIAGVDREDPRVSRWVDRFSGHAVSPERAAEKILAGVSKNRYLIYTSQDIRALYAFKRLAWWPYSVAMRVANVIFTRALRPAPAQLGRHHQFESDPE, from the coding sequence ATGGCGCAGAGGGGATCCGCGCGGTATTTCGCGGGGAAGCGCAGTCTGGTCACCGGCGCGGCCAGCGGCATCGGCCGGGCGACCGCGTTGCGGCTCGCTGCGCAGGGGGCCGAGTTGTTCCTGACGGATCGCGACGCCGACGGGCTGGCCCAGACCGTGGCCGACGCCCGTGCTCTCGGCGCGCAAGTGTCGGCGCATCGGGTGCTGGATATCTCGGACTACGACGAGGTGGCCGCGTTCGCCACCGATGTCCACGCCGCGCATCCGAGCATGGACGTCGTGATGAACATAGCCGGAGTCTCGGCCTGGGGGACCGTCGACCGGTTGAGCCACGAACAGTGGACCAGGATGGTCGCGATCAATCTGATGGGTCCAATCCACGTCATCGAGACGTTCGTGCCGTCGATGGTGGCGGCCCGCCGCGGTGGGCATGTCGTCAATGTGTCGTCGGCCGCCGGGCTGGTCGCGTTGCCATGGCACGCCGCCTACAGCGCCAGCAAGTATGGATTGCGCGGCCTGTCAGAGGTATTGCGATTCGACCTGGCCCAGCACCGCATCGGGGTGTCCGTCGTGGTGCCCGGGGCGGTGAAGACGCCGCTGGTCGACACGGTCGAGATCGCCGGCGTCGACCGCGAAGACCCGCGGGTGAGCCGCTGGGTCGACCGCTTCAGCGGTCACGCGGTGTCGCCGGAAAGGGCCGCCGAGAAGATCCTTGCCGGAGTGTCGAAGAACAGGTACCTGATCTACACATCGCAGGACATCCGCGCGTTGTACGCGTTCAAACGACTGGCGTGGTGGCCCTATAGCGTGGCGATGCGCGTGGCGAACGTCATCTTCACCCGGGCGCTGCGGCCGGCCCCGGCTCAATTAGGCCGGCATCACCAATTCGAGTCGGACCCCGAGTAG
- a CDS encoding DNA polymerase IV: MASPPTRWVLHVDLDQFLASVELRRHPELDGLPVIVGGSGDPTEPRKVVTCASYQAREFGVHAGMPLRTAARRCPDATFLPSDPAAYDEASDEVMALLRDLGHPVEVWGWDEAYVSVTAADPVEVAEQIRTVVFTETGLSCSVGISDNKQRAKVATGFGKPGGVFTLTDANWMDVMADRPVDALWGVGPKTAKKLAALDITTVRALANCDAELLTATFGPRTGLWLLLLAKGGGDAEVSAQPWVPRSRSHVVTFPRDLTDRSEMNSAVTELARRALDEIVAAGRVVTRVAVTVRTATFYTRTKIRKLPAPTTDADVIVAAALRVLDLFELDRPVRLLGVRLELVMPA, from the coding sequence ATGGCCTCGCCGCCGACGCGCTGGGTCCTGCACGTCGATCTCGACCAATTTCTGGCCTCGGTCGAGCTGCGCCGCCATCCCGAGCTCGACGGGTTGCCCGTCATCGTCGGCGGCAGTGGCGATCCCACCGAACCGCGCAAGGTCGTCACCTGCGCCTCGTATCAAGCGCGCGAGTTCGGGGTACATGCGGGCATGCCGTTGCGCACCGCGGCTCGGCGCTGCCCGGACGCCACCTTCTTGCCGTCGGACCCCGCCGCCTATGACGAGGCCTCCGACGAGGTGATGGCTCTGCTGCGCGATCTGGGGCACCCCGTCGAGGTGTGGGGCTGGGACGAGGCGTACGTGTCAGTCACGGCGGCCGATCCCGTCGAAGTCGCGGAACAGATTCGCACCGTTGTCTTTACGGAAACCGGGCTGTCCTGTTCGGTCGGCATCAGCGACAACAAACAACGAGCCAAGGTAGCCACCGGCTTCGGGAAACCCGGCGGCGTCTTCACCCTGACCGACGCGAACTGGATGGACGTAATGGCCGATCGGCCCGTCGACGCACTGTGGGGCGTCGGCCCGAAGACGGCGAAAAAGCTTGCGGCGCTTGATATCACCACAGTACGAGCGCTGGCCAATTGCGATGCCGAGCTCTTGACGGCCACCTTCGGACCGCGTACCGGCCTGTGGCTGCTGCTGCTCGCCAAGGGCGGTGGCGACGCCGAGGTCAGCGCGCAGCCGTGGGTCCCCCGCTCGCGCAGCCACGTCGTCACATTCCCGCGCGACCTGACCGACCGATCCGAAATGAACTCAGCGGTAACAGAATTGGCGAGACGTGCGCTGGATGAAATCGTCGCGGCGGGACGCGTCGTCACGCGGGTAGCGGTCACCGTGCGCACCGCGACGTTCTACACCCGCACCAAAATTCGCAAGCTGCCGGCGCCCACCACCGATGCCGACGTCATCGTCGCCGCGGCACTGCGCGTCCTGGATCTGTTCGAACTCGACCGCCCGGTCCGGCTACTCGGGGTCCGACTCGAATTGGTGATGCCGGCCTAA
- a CDS encoding TetR/AcrR family transcriptional regulator: protein MSGVERLGALPVSAPRELPPERGDAARNRELLLQAARRLVAKRGADAVTMDDVAAAAGVGKGTLFRRFGSRAGLMMVLLDEDERASQQAFLFGPPPLGPDAAPMDRLVAFGRERLCFVHTHHALLSAAKGDPLTRHVGAAAVQRTHVRVLLQTADTSGDLDVQTDALLALLDVDYVEHQLNYGGHTLESLGDAWESLARKLCGR from the coding sequence GTGAGCGGAGTCGAAAGGTTGGGCGCGTTGCCCGTGTCGGCTCCGCGCGAGCTGCCACCCGAGCGCGGCGACGCGGCACGCAACCGGGAGCTGTTGTTGCAGGCAGCACGCCGCCTGGTGGCCAAACGCGGCGCGGACGCGGTCACGATGGACGACGTCGCGGCGGCCGCCGGCGTCGGCAAGGGCACGCTGTTCCGCCGGTTCGGCAGTCGGGCCGGCCTGATGATGGTGCTGCTCGACGAGGACGAACGCGCCAGCCAGCAGGCCTTCCTGTTCGGGCCGCCGCCGCTGGGTCCCGACGCCGCGCCGATGGACCGACTGGTGGCGTTCGGCCGCGAGCGCCTGTGCTTCGTGCACACCCACCACGCGCTGCTGTCCGCGGCCAAGGGTGATCCGCTGACCCGCCACGTGGGCGCCGCGGCGGTGCAGCGCACCCACGTGCGAGTGCTGTTGCAGACGGCCGACACCAGCGGCGATCTCGATGTGCAGACCGATGCGTTATTGGCCCTGCTCGACGTGGACTACGTTGAGCACCAACTGAATTACGGCGGCCACACGCTTGAAAGCCTGGGCGATGCCTGGGAAAGCCTGGCGCGCAAGCTGTGTGGGCGGTGA
- a CDS encoding NAD(P)H-dependent oxidoreductase translates to METVAEIKVLALVGSLRAASINRQIAELAVEVAPDDVTVTVFEGLGELPFYNEEIDDAMNTEAAALAPVVALRAAAADADAALIVTPEYNGSYPAVVKNAIDWLSRPFGDGALKDKPLAVIGGAFGRYGGVWAHDDTRKSFGIAGARVVEAIKLSVPFGTLEGKAPAEHAELVANVRDAVGKLAAEVG, encoded by the coding sequence ATTGAAACAGTGGCAGAGATCAAAGTCTTGGCGTTGGTAGGCAGCTTGCGGGCGGCGTCGATCAACCGCCAGATCGCCGAGCTGGCGGTTGAGGTGGCTCCGGACGATGTCACGGTGACCGTGTTCGAGGGGCTGGGCGAGCTGCCGTTCTACAACGAGGAAATCGACGACGCGATGAACACCGAGGCGGCCGCGCTGGCCCCGGTGGTCGCGTTGCGTGCCGCAGCCGCGGATGCGGATGCGGCGTTGATCGTCACTCCCGAGTACAACGGCAGCTACCCGGCAGTGGTCAAGAACGCGATCGACTGGCTGTCGCGCCCGTTCGGCGACGGCGCGCTGAAGGACAAGCCGCTGGCGGTGATTGGCGGGGCTTTCGGCCGCTACGGCGGCGTGTGGGCGCACGACGACACCCGCAAGTCATTCGGTATCGCCGGCGCGCGGGTAGTCGAGGCGATCAAACTGTCGGTTCCGTTCGGAACTTTGGAGGGCAAAGCGCCCGCCGAGCACGCCGAGCTGGTAGCCAATGTGCGCGACGCGGTCGGCAAGCTCGCGGCCGAAGTCGGCTGA
- a CDS encoding redoxin NrdH, protein MSITVYTKPACVQCSATYKALEKQGLAYEKVDISLDAEARDYVMALGYLQAPVVVAGNDHWSGFRPDRIKALAGAALSA, encoded by the coding sequence ATGAGCATCACCGTGTACACCAAGCCGGCATGTGTGCAGTGCAGCGCCACCTACAAGGCTCTCGAGAAGCAGGGCCTCGCGTACGAGAAGGTCGACATCAGCCTGGACGCTGAGGCGCGCGACTATGTGATGGCATTGGGTTATCTGCAGGCCCCCGTGGTGGTGGCAGGAAACGACCACTGGTCGGGCTTCCGGCCCGACCGCATCAAGGCGCTTGCCGGAGCTGCGCTCAGCGCCTGA
- the nrdI gene encoding class Ib ribonucleoside-diphosphate reductase assembly flavoprotein NrdI produces the protein MRSSLVYFSSVSENTHRFVQKLGVPATRIPLHGRIEVDEPYVLILPTYGGGKATPDINNGGYVPKQVIAFLNNEHNRSLIRGVIAAGNNNFGAEFAYAGNVVSRKCGVPYLYRFELMGTPDDVDAVRAGLEEFWKDQTCHQPSLQSL, from the coding sequence TTGCGATCGTCACTGGTCTATTTTTCGTCGGTGTCGGAGAACACCCACCGCTTCGTGCAGAAGCTGGGTGTCCCCGCCACGCGAATCCCGCTGCACGGCCGCATCGAGGTCGACGAACCGTACGTATTGATACTGCCCACGTACGGCGGCGGGAAGGCCACGCCTGACATCAACAACGGTGGCTATGTCCCTAAGCAGGTCATCGCGTTTTTGAACAACGAGCACAACAGGTCGTTGATCCGCGGCGTCATCGCCGCCGGCAACAACAACTTCGGTGCCGAATTCGCCTATGCGGGCAACGTGGTTTCCCGCAAATGTGGCGTGCCCTACCTCTACCGCTTCGAACTGATGGGTACCCCGGACGACGTGGACGCCGTTCGCGCGGGCTTGGAAGAATTCTGGAAGGACCAGACGTGCCACCAACCGTCACTGCAGAGCCTGTAA
- the nrdE gene encoding class 1b ribonucleoside-diphosphate reductase subunit alpha produces MPPTVTAEPVTSGSHAHFPGGPGETDYHALNAMLNLYDKDGKIQFDKDHEAAHQYFLQHVNQNTVFFHNQDEKLDYLIKENYYEREVLDQYSRNFVKTLLDRAYAKKFRFPTFLGAFKYYTSYTLKTFDGKRYLERFEDRVVMVALTLAAGDNALAEKLVDEIIDGRFQPATPTFLNSGKKQRGEPVSCFLLRIEDNMESIGRSINSALQLSKRGGGVALLLSNIREHGAPIKNIENQSSGVIPIMKLLEDSFSYANQLGARQGAGAVYLHAHHPDIYRFLDTKRENADEKIRIKTLSLGVVIPDITFELAKKNEDMYLFSPYDVERVYGVPFADISVTEKYYEMVDDARIRKTKIKAREFFQTLAELQFESGYPYIMYEDTVNRANPIEGKITHSNLCSEILQVSTPSLFNEDLSYAKVGKDISCNLGSLNIAKAMDSPDFAQTIEVAIRALTAVSDQTHIWSVPSIEQGNNESHAIGLGQMNLHGYLARERILYGSEEGIDFTNMYFYTVLYHALRASNRIAIERGSKFGGFERSKYASGEFFDKYTEQVWEPATARVRELFAEAGIRIPTQEDWQRLKESVQQHGIYNQNLQAVPPTGSISYINHSTSSIHPVASKIEIRKEGKIGRVYYPAPYLTNDNLEYYQDAYEIGYEKIIDTYAAATQHVDQGLSLTLFFKDTATTRDVNKAQIYAWRKGIKTLYYIRLRQMALEGTEVEGCVSCML; encoded by the coding sequence GTGCCACCAACCGTCACTGCAGAGCCTGTAACCAGCGGATCCCACGCCCATTTTCCTGGCGGGCCGGGGGAGACCGACTACCACGCGCTCAACGCGATGCTGAATCTGTACGACAAAGACGGCAAGATTCAGTTCGACAAGGACCACGAGGCCGCGCATCAGTACTTCCTGCAGCACGTCAACCAGAACACGGTCTTCTTCCACAATCAGGACGAGAAACTCGACTACCTGATCAAGGAGAACTACTACGAGCGCGAGGTGCTCGACCAGTACAGCCGCAACTTCGTCAAGACGCTGCTGGACCGGGCTTATGCCAAGAAGTTCCGGTTCCCGACCTTCCTCGGGGCCTTCAAGTACTACACCTCGTACACGCTGAAGACGTTCGACGGCAAGCGCTACCTCGAGCGCTTCGAGGACCGCGTCGTCATGGTCGCGCTCACGCTGGCCGCCGGCGACAACGCGCTTGCCGAGAAGCTCGTCGATGAGATCATCGACGGCCGGTTCCAGCCGGCAACCCCGACGTTTTTGAACTCGGGGAAGAAGCAGCGCGGCGAGCCGGTGAGCTGCTTTTTGCTGCGCATCGAGGACAACATGGAGTCAATCGGACGCTCGATCAACTCCGCGCTGCAACTGTCCAAGCGCGGTGGGGGAGTTGCGTTGTTGCTGAGCAACATTCGCGAACATGGCGCACCGATCAAGAACATCGAGAACCAATCGTCGGGTGTCATCCCGATCATGAAGCTGCTCGAGGACTCGTTCTCCTACGCCAACCAGCTCGGGGCCCGTCAGGGCGCGGGTGCGGTGTACCTGCACGCGCACCACCCGGACATCTACCGGTTCCTGGACACCAAGCGCGAGAACGCCGACGAGAAGATCCGGATCAAGACGTTGAGCCTCGGCGTGGTGATTCCCGACATCACCTTCGAGCTGGCCAAGAAGAACGAGGACATGTACCTGTTCTCGCCGTACGACGTCGAGCGGGTTTACGGTGTGCCGTTCGCCGACATCTCGGTGACCGAGAAGTACTACGAGATGGTCGATGACGCGCGCATCCGCAAGACCAAGATCAAGGCGCGCGAGTTCTTCCAGACGCTGGCCGAGCTGCAGTTCGAGTCCGGCTACCCGTACATCATGTACGAGGACACGGTGAACCGGGCCAACCCGATCGAGGGCAAGATCACGCACTCGAACCTTTGCTCGGAGATTCTGCAGGTCTCCACGCCGTCGTTGTTCAACGAAGACTTGTCGTATGCCAAAGTGGGCAAGGATATTTCGTGCAACCTCGGTTCGCTGAACATCGCGAAGGCCATGGACTCGCCGGACTTCGCCCAGACCATCGAGGTAGCGATCCGGGCGTTGACCGCGGTGAGCGACCAGACACATATCTGGTCGGTGCCCTCAATCGAGCAGGGCAACAACGAATCCCACGCGATCGGGCTGGGACAGATGAACCTGCACGGCTACCTGGCTCGCGAGCGCATCCTGTACGGCTCCGAAGAAGGTATCGACTTCACCAACATGTACTTCTACACGGTGCTGTATCACGCGCTGCGGGCGTCGAATCGCATTGCGATCGAACGCGGCAGCAAGTTCGGTGGTTTCGAGCGCTCGAAGTACGCCTCGGGCGAGTTCTTCGACAAGTACACCGAGCAGGTGTGGGAGCCGGCCACTGCGCGGGTTCGGGAGCTCTTCGCCGAGGCGGGTATCCGCATTCCGACGCAAGAGGATTGGCAGCGACTCAAGGAATCGGTGCAACAGCACGGCATCTACAACCAGAACCTGCAGGCCGTGCCGCCGACGGGGTCGATCTCCTACATCAACCACTCGACCAGCTCGATCCACCCGGTGGCGAGCAAGATCGAGATCCGCAAGGAAGGCAAGATCGGTCGCGTCTACTACCCGGCGCCGTACCTGACCAACGACAACCTGGAGTACTACCAGGACGCGTACGAGATCGGCTACGAGAAGATCATCGACACCTACGCGGCGGCCACCCAGCACGTGGACCAGGGTCTGAGTCTGACGCTGTTCTTCAAGGACACCGCCACCACCCGCGACGTCAACAAGGCGCAGATCTACGCCTGGCGCAAGGGAATCAAGACGCTGTACTACATCCGGCTGCGGCAGATGGCATTGGAAGGAACCGAGGTCGAAGGCTGCGTGTCCTGCATGCTGTAG